A single window of Helicobacter pylori DNA harbors:
- the atpC gene encoding ATP synthase F1 subunit epsilon, giving the protein MALLKISVVVPEGEVYTGEVKSVVLPGVEGEFGVLYGHSNMITLLQAGVVEIETENQKEHIAINWGYAEVTNERVDILADGAVFIKKESDDRDDAISRAKKLLEDASSDRLAVSSVLAKIESL; this is encoded by the coding sequence ATGGCTTTGTTGAAAATTAGTGTGGTAGTTCCTGAGGGGGAAGTTTATACAGGAGAGGTTAAAAGCGTTGTGTTGCCAGGAGTTGAAGGGGAATTTGGGGTGCTTTATGGGCATAGCAACATGATCACCTTGCTTCAGGCGGGAGTGGTTGAGATTGAAACCGAAAACCAAAAAGAGCACATTGCGATCAATTGGGGTTATGCAGAAGTTACTAATGAACGGGTGGATATTTTAGCCGATGGGGCGGTCTTTATTAAAAAAGAATCAGACGACAGAGATGATGCTATCTCTAGGGCTAAAAAGCTTTTAGAGGACGCAAGCTCTGACAGGTTAGCGGTCTCTAGCGTGCTGGCTAAGATTGAGTCTCTTTAA
- a CDS encoding FoF1 ATP synthase subunit B' codes for MNISVNPYLMAVVFVVFVLLLWAMNVWVYRPLLAFMDNRQAEIKDSLAKIKTDNTQSVEIGHQIEALLKEAAEKRREMLAEAIQKATESYDAVIKQKENELNQEFEAFAKQLQNEKQILKEQLQAQMPVFEDELNKRVAMGLGS; via the coding sequence ATGAATATATCGGTTAACCCCTATTTAATGGCGGTCGTTTTTGTAGTGTTTGTGTTGTTGTTGTGGGCGATGAATGTTTGGGTGTATAGGCCTTTGTTGGCTTTTATGGATAACAGACAGGCAGAGATAAAGGATAGCTTGGCTAAAATCAAAACGGATAACACCCAAAGCGTGGAGATTGGCCATCAAATTGAGGCTCTTCTTAAAGAAGCCGCTGAAAAGCGCAGGGAAATGCTAGCCGAAGCGATTCAAAAAGCTACAGAGTCTTATGACGCTGTGATCAAGCAAAAGGAGAACGAACTCAATCAAGAGTTTGAAGCGTTCGCAAAGCAATTACAAAATGAAAAACAAATCTTAAAAGAGCAATTGCAAGCGCAAATGCCGGTATTTGAAGACGAGTTAAACAAGCGTGTGGCTATGGGTTTAGGGAGTTGA
- the atpG gene encoding ATP synthase F1 subunit gamma: protein MANLRDIRKKIGSVKNTQKITHAMKLVSTSKLRKAEEVARNSRAYALKLDAVFDDVLSKMKNQGVEDIQSKYFRELERLEIKKVDIIFITADKGLCGGFNTNTIKKVLACTNEYKAKDIKVRLRGIGKKGNEYFSFNGIEVLDKINNLSSMPNYERAQEFMKKVVEDYLSGKTDKVIIIHNGFKNMISQEIRVKTILPIGYKIIHQNPQPSETQETITSEPSGSEDEILDSLAEKYVEYSLYYALIDSLAAEHSARMQAMDTATNNAKDLVKTLTISYNKARQEAITTELVEINAGVEALK from the coding sequence ATGGCGAATTTAAGAGACATTAGAAAGAAAATTGGAAGCGTTAAAAACACGCAAAAAATCACGCATGCGATGAAACTCGTTTCCACTTCCAAGCTAAGAAAAGCCGAAGAAGTTGCAAGAAATTCTAGAGCGTATGCGCTGAAATTAGACGCCGTGTTTGATGATGTGCTATCCAAAATGAAAAATCAAGGGGTTGAAGACATTCAAAGCAAGTATTTTAGGGAATTAGAAAGACTTGAAATCAAAAAAGTGGATATTATTTTCATCACAGCCGATAAGGGACTTTGCGGGGGCTTTAACACCAATACCATTAAAAAGGTTTTAGCATGCACGAATGAATACAAAGCTAAAGACATTAAGGTGCGTTTGCGAGGTATTGGTAAAAAGGGTAATGAGTATTTTAGTTTTAATGGGATAGAGGTTTTAGACAAGATCAATAATTTAAGCTCTATGCCTAATTATGAACGCGCGCAAGAGTTTATGAAAAAAGTGGTAGAAGACTATTTGAGCGGGAAAACCGATAAGGTGATTATCATTCATAATGGCTTTAAAAACATGATCAGCCAAGAAATAAGAGTCAAAACGATTTTACCTATTGGGTATAAAATCATCCACCAAAACCCCCAGCCTAGTGAGACGCAAGAGACCATTACCAGTGAGCCAAGCGGGAGCGAAGATGAAATTTTAGACTCTTTAGCAGAAAAATATGTAGAGTATAGTTTATACTATGCTTTGATTGATTCTTTAGCTGCAGAGCATAGCGCTAGAATGCAGGCTATGGATACAGCGACGAATAACGCTAAAGATTTGGTTAAAACTTTAACCATTTCTTATAATAAAGCCAGACAAGAGGCGATTACGACCGAGCTAGTGGAAATCAATGCGGGCGTAGAAGCCCTAAAATAA
- a CDS encoding ParB/RepB/Spo0J family partition protein, with amino-acid sequence MAKNKVLGRGLADIFPEINEVYEQGLYERANRVVELGIDEVMPNPYQPRKIFSEDSLEELAQSIKEHGLLQPVLVVSENGRYHLIAGERRLRASKLAKMPTIKAIVVDIEQEKMREVALIENIQREDLNPLELARSYKELLESYQMTQEELSKIVKKSRAHVANIMRLLTLSSKVQNALLEEKITSGHAKVLVGLEEEKQELILNSIIGQKLSVRQTEDLARDFKINANFDNKKHGFKQTQTLIAEDELERFNQSLWDRYKLKAALKGNKIILRCYENSFLEAFMKKMMS; translated from the coding sequence ATGGCAAAAAATAAAGTGTTGGGTAGGGGTTTAGCGGATATTTTCCCTGAAATCAATGAAGTGTATGAGCAGGGGCTGTATGAAAGAGCGAATCGGGTTGTGGAGCTTGGTATTGATGAGGTGATGCCTAATCCTTACCAGCCCAGAAAAATCTTTAGCGAAGATTCTTTAGAAGAATTAGCGCAATCCATTAAAGAACATGGTTTGTTGCAACCGGTTTTAGTGGTGAGTGAGAACGGGCGTTACCATTTGATCGCTGGTGAAAGGCGCTTAAGAGCGAGCAAATTGGCTAAAATGCCTACGATTAAGGCGATTGTTGTGGATATTGAGCAAGAAAAAATGCGTGAAGTCGCTTTGATTGAAAATATCCAACGAGAAGATTTAAACCCCTTGGAATTGGCTAGATCTTATAAAGAATTGCTTGAAAGCTATCAAATGACCCAAGAAGAGCTGTCTAAAATCGTTAAAAAATCCCGAGCCCATGTGGCCAATATCATGCGTTTATTGACGCTTTCTTCTAAGGTTCAAAACGCTCTTTTAGAAGAAAAAATCACTTCAGGGCATGCAAAAGTCTTGGTGGGTTTGGAGGAAGAAAAACAAGAATTAATCTTAAATTCCATTATAGGGCAGAAACTCAGCGTGCGCCAGACAGAAGATTTAGCGCGTGATTTTAAAATAAACGCAAATTTTGACAATAAAAAACATGGTTTCAAGCAAACCCAAACGCTCATCGCTGAAGATGAATTAGAGCGTTTTAATCAAAGTTTGTGGGATCGTTACAAGCTTAAAGCGGCTTTAAAAGGGAATAAAATCATTTTACGATGTTATGAAAATTCTTTTTTAGAGGCTTTTATGAAAAAAATGATGTCTTAA
- the atpA gene encoding F0F1 ATP synthase subunit alpha yields MSQLKLEEISSVIEEKIKNFELDCDMAEVGKVVSYADGVAKVYGLNGVMSYEVLEFETGDKGVAANLEEDSVGVIVFGFGNNIKEGTSVKRTKSLMKVPVGDAVVGRVLNALGEPIDGKGEIETNEFSLIEQKAPGIMDRKSVHEPLQTGIKAIDALVPIGRGQRELIIGDKQTGKTTVAIDAIINQKGQNVICIYVAIGQKESTVAQVVRKLEEYGAMEYSVVINASASDSAAMQYLAPYSGVAMGEYFRDHARHALIIYDDLSKHAVAYREISLILRRPPGREAFPGDVFYIHSRLLERAAKLCDEKGAGSLTALPIVETQAGDVSAYIPTNIISITDGQIFLETDLFYSGIRPAINVGLSVSRVGGAAQIKATKQVSGTLRLDLAQYRELQAFTQFASDLDEASKKQLERGQRMVEVLKQAPYSPLPIEKQVVIIYAGAKGFLDSVSVKKVVDFEEQLHPFLEAKYPQILEEIYTKKALDKDLEAMLRKVLEEFKLTYSE; encoded by the coding sequence ATGTCCCAACTAAAATTGGAAGAAATCAGCTCGGTCATTGAAGAAAAAATCAAGAATTTTGAACTTGATTGCGATATGGCTGAAGTAGGAAAAGTCGTTTCGTATGCGGATGGCGTGGCTAAGGTTTATGGCTTAAATGGTGTGATGTCGTATGAAGTGCTGGAGTTTGAAACAGGGGATAAGGGCGTTGCGGCTAACTTAGAAGAAGATAGCGTTGGCGTGATTGTGTTTGGTTTTGGCAACAATATTAAAGAGGGGACTAGCGTTAAACGCACGAAGAGTTTGATGAAAGTTCCTGTTGGCGATGCGGTTGTGGGGCGCGTGCTGAACGCTTTGGGTGAGCCTATTGATGGCAAGGGTGAGATAGAAACGAATGAGTTCAGTCTCATCGAGCAAAAAGCCCCAGGCATTATGGACAGGAAATCGGTGCATGAGCCTTTGCAAACAGGCATTAAAGCTATTGATGCGTTGGTGCCTATTGGGCGCGGGCAAAGGGAATTGATCATTGGGGATAAACAAACCGGTAAAACCACCGTAGCGATCGATGCGATCATTAACCAAAAAGGGCAAAATGTGATCTGTATCTATGTGGCTATTGGGCAAAAAGAATCCACTGTCGCGCAAGTGGTCCGCAAATTAGAAGAATATGGGGCGATGGAATACAGCGTCGTGATCAACGCTTCGGCTTCAGATTCAGCTGCGATGCAATATTTAGCCCCTTATTCAGGTGTGGCTATGGGGGAATACTTTAGAGATCATGCCCGCCATGCCCTAATCATTTATGATGATTTGAGTAAGCATGCTGTCGCTTACAGAGAGATTTCTTTGATTTTGAGAAGACCCCCAGGTAGGGAGGCTTTTCCTGGAGATGTGTTTTATATCCACTCACGGCTTTTAGAAAGAGCGGCTAAACTTTGCGATGAAAAGGGTGCCGGCTCTTTGACCGCACTCCCTATTGTGGAAACTCAAGCGGGCGATGTTTCAGCTTATATCCCTACGAATATCATTTCTATTACAGACGGGCAAATTTTCTTAGAAACGGATTTGTTTTATTCAGGGATCCGCCCGGCTATCAATGTGGGCTTATCGGTTTCAAGGGTTGGAGGGGCCGCTCAAATCAAAGCGACCAAGCAGGTTTCAGGGACTTTGCGCCTGGATTTAGCGCAATACAGAGAGTTGCAAGCCTTCACGCAATTCGCTTCTGATTTAGATGAAGCGAGTAAAAAGCAATTAGAAAGGGGGCAACGCATGGTGGAAGTGCTGAAACAAGCCCCTTATTCGCCCTTGCCTATTGAAAAGCAAGTGGTCATTATTTATGCTGGGGCTAAGGGCTTTTTAGATAGCGTGAGCGTGAAAAAAGTCGTGGATTTTGAAGAGCAACTGCACCCTTTCTTGGAAGCAAAATACCCTCAAATTTTAGAAGAAATCTACACTAAAAAAGCGCTAGATAAGGATTTAGAAGCCATGCTAAGAAAAGTCTTAGAGGAATTCAAGCTCACTTATAGCGAGTAG
- a CDS encoding MotA/TolQ/ExbB proton channel family protein: MLDSIVYFFNKSGFVTMLVLVWISLYLVMTLWVFLYKSIVLKIELKREMQSLSNILNGAQDAPEHFMFNKKRNDETKRYSNELLQAWKHQVLKQSTTGLVVLSIISSTAPFIGLFGTVVEILEAFNNLGALGQASFGVIAPIISKALIATAAGILAAIPAYSFYLILKRKVYDLSVYVQMQVDILSSKK, encoded by the coding sequence ATGTTAGATTCAATCGTTTATTTTTTCAATAAGAGCGGGTTTGTTACCATGCTTGTTTTAGTTTGGATTTCGCTCTATTTGGTGATGACTTTATGGGTCTTTTTGTATAAAAGCATTGTGCTAAAGATTGAACTCAAGCGCGAGATGCAATCTTTGTCTAACATTCTTAATGGGGCGCAAGACGCTCCAGAGCATTTCATGTTTAATAAAAAAAGAAATGATGAGACCAAAAGGTATTCTAATGAATTGTTGCAGGCTTGGAAACATCAAGTTCTTAAGCAAAGCACGACGGGTTTAGTGGTGTTGAGCATCATCTCTTCTACAGCCCCCTTTATTGGTTTGTTTGGGACGGTGGTTGAAATTTTAGAAGCGTTTAACAATTTGGGCGCGTTAGGTCAAGCTTCTTTTGGGGTGATCGCGCCCATTATTTCTAAGGCTCTTATCGCCACCGCTGCAGGTATTTTAGCAGCCATTCCAGCCTATTCTTTTTACTTGATTTTAAAACGCAAGGTGTATGATTTATCGGTTTATGTGCAGATGCAAGTGGATATTTTGTCTTCTAAAAAATAA
- the soj gene encoding chromosome partitioning ATPase Soj: MNEIIAVANQKGGVGKTTTAVNLAASLAAHEKKILLIDFDPQANATSSLGFRRDKIDYDIYHVLIGRKQISQVILKTQMPFLDLVPSNLGLAGFEKTFYDSQDENKRGELMLKNALESVVGLYDYIIIDSPPALGPLTINSLSAAHSVIIPIQCEFFALEGTKLLLNTIRMLQKSTNPKLKIRGFLPTMHVPQLNLTKGVLAELFKYFDSEFFRDSATGEYIMIPKSVKLAESPSFGKPILLYDIKSNGSIAYQKLAQSILQG; encoded by the coding sequence ATGAATGAAATCATTGCAGTGGCTAATCAAAAAGGGGGTGTGGGCAAAACGACAACAGCGGTTAATTTAGCGGCTTCTTTAGCGGCACATGAAAAAAAAATCTTGTTGATTGATTTTGACCCTCAAGCCAACGCCACTTCAAGCTTGGGTTTTAGGCGCGATAAAATTGATTATGATATTTATCATGTGCTGATTGGCCGTAAGCAAATTTCTCAAGTGATCTTAAAAACCCAAATGCCTTTTTTGGATTTAGTGCCTTCTAATTTGGGTTTGGCCGGGTTTGAAAAAACCTTTTATGACAGCCAAGATGAGAATAAACGAGGCGAGCTCATGCTCAAAAACGCCTTAGAGAGCGTGGTGGGACTTTATGATTATATTATTATTGATTCCCCGCCAGCTCTAGGGCCTCTCACGATCAATTCGCTTTCAGCAGCCCATTCGGTGATCATTCCTATCCAATGCGAATTTTTCGCCCTTGAAGGCACTAAATTGTTGCTTAACACCATTAGAATGCTGCAAAAAAGCACGAACCCTAAGCTCAAAATCAGAGGTTTTTTACCCACTATGCATGTCCCTCAACTCAATTTGACAAAAGGGGTTTTAGCGGAATTGTTCAAGTATTTTGACTCAGAATTTTTTAGAGATTCAGCTACAGGAGAGTATATTATGATCCCTAAAAGCGTGAAACTAGCGGAATCGCCTAGCTTTGGTAAGCCCATTTTGCTCTATGATATTAAATCTAATGGCAGTATCGCTTATCAAAAATTAGCTCAAAGCATTCTTCAAGGGTAG
- a CDS encoding energy transducer TonB: MSKSAIFVVSGFLAFLLYALLLYGLLLEKHNKEAEKILLDLGKKNEQVIDLNLEDLPSDEKKDEKIAEKAEEKKDEKAVEKNATDKEGDFIDPKEQEESLEDIFSSLNDFQEKTDTNAQKDEQKNEQEEEQRRLKEQQRLRKNQKNQEMLKGLQQNLDQFAQKLESVKNKTLDLQIPKQDGVDEKAYQEWYAQIYQILYKGWKGVFYHKASVSALIMITKDGEFDYTILSYSDFKDYNKSVMTLLNDLKKVDFPPYPGGNMISIKVNFTTKEEQ, encoded by the coding sequence ATGAGTAAGAGCGCGATCTTTGTTGTTTCTGGCTTTTTAGCGTTCTTGCTTTATGCTTTGTTGTTGTATGGCTTGTTGCTAGAAAAGCACAATAAAGAAGCGGAGAAAATCCTTTTGGATTTGGGTAAAAAAAACGAACAAGTCATTGATTTGAATTTAGAAGATTTGCCAAGCGATGAAAAAAAAGATGAAAAAATCGCTGAAAAAGCAGAAGAAAAAAAAGATGAAAAAGCAGTTGAAAAAAATGCAACTGATAAGGAGGGCGATTTTATTGATCCTAAAGAACAAGAAGAAAGCCTTGAAGATATTTTTTCTTCACTCAATGATTTTCAAGAAAAGACAGACACAAACGCCCAAAAAGATGAGCAAAAAAATGAGCAAGAAGAAGAGCAAAGGCGTTTAAAAGAACAGCAACGCTTAAGAAAAAACCAAAAAAATCAAGAGATGTTGAAAGGTTTGCAACAGAATTTGGATCAATTCGCGCAAAAACTAGAAAGCGTTAAAAACAAAACTTTAGATTTGCAAATTCCTAAACAAGATGGGGTTGATGAAAAAGCCTATCAAGAGTGGTATGCTCAAATCTATCAGATTTTATATAAAGGTTGGAAAGGGGTTTTTTATCACAAGGCTTCAGTGAGCGCTCTGATTATGATCACTAAAGATGGGGAGTTTGATTATACCATTCTTAGCTACTCTGATTTTAAGGATTATAACAAGAGTGTGATGACCCTTTTAAATGATTTAAAGAAAGTGGATTTTCCCCCATATCCTGGAGGAAACATGATTTCTATTAAAGTTAATTTCACCACTAAGGAAGAACAATGA
- a CDS encoding biotin--[acetyl-CoA-carboxylase] ligase: MKQCEKRVFESLPSTQIYLLEKLKSNELKAPVLVLAKNQSAGIGSRGNIWEGTKSALTFSLALNASDLPKDLPMQANALYLGFLFKEVLKELGSQTWLKWPNDLYLGDQKIGGVLVNVYKGMRVCGIGVNRISNKWACLDIGASDDWIIESFLKKIEENLFWGEVLSKYALEFHRSNSFSFHNDWGELVSLKDAELLEDGRICIKGKIYDRM, encoded by the coding sequence ATGAAACAATGCGAAAAAAGGGTTTTTGAGAGCCTACCTTCCACGCAAATTTATCTTTTAGAAAAACTTAAAAGCAATGAACTCAAAGCCCCTGTTTTAGTCTTGGCTAAAAACCAAAGCGCTGGGATAGGCAGTAGGGGGAATATTTGGGAGGGCACAAAAAGCGCTTTGACTTTTTCGCTCGCTTTAAACGCAAGCGATTTGCCTAAAGATTTACCCATGCAAGCGAACGCTTTGTATTTGGGGTTTTTATTTAAAGAAGTTTTAAAAGAGCTAGGCTCTCAAACCTGGCTTAAATGGCCTAACGACTTGTATTTGGGGGATCAAAAAATAGGGGGCGTGCTGGTTAATGTTTATAAAGGCATGCGGGTGTGTGGGATTGGCGTGAATAGGATTTCAAATAAATGGGCATGTTTAGATATTGGCGCGAGCGATGATTGGATTATAGAGAGCTTTTTAAAAAAAATAGAAGAAAATCTTTTTTGGGGGGAAGTTTTAAGTAAGTATGCGTTAGAATTTCATAGAAGCAACTCTTTTAGTTTCCATAATGATTGGGGCGAATTGGTGAGTTTGAAAGATGCGGAATTGTTAGAAGATGGCCGTATTTGTATTAAAGGTAAGATTTATGATAGGATGTGA
- the atpD gene encoding F0F1 ATP synthase subunit beta: MEGKIIQVLGPVVDVEFESYLPAIFEALDINFEVNGVQKSLVLEVAAHLGGNRVRAIAMDMTEGLVRNQAVKARGKMIEVPVGEEVLGRIFNVVGESIDNLEPLKPSLTWPIHRKAPSFEQQSTKTEMFETGIKVIDLLAPYSKGGKVGLFGGAGVGKTVIIMELIHNVAYKHNGYSVFAGVGERTREGNDLYFEMKEGGVLDKVALCYGQMNEPPGARNRIAFTGLTMAEYFRDEKGLDVLMFIDNIFRYAQSGAEMSALLGRIPSAVGYQPTLAGEMGKLQERIASTKNGSITSVQAVYVPADDLTDPAPASVFAHLDATTVLNRKIAEKGIYPAVDPLDSTSRILSPQMIGEKHYEIATGIQQVLQKYKDLQDIIAILGLDELSEEDKKIVERARKIEKFLSQPFFVAEVFTGSPGKYVTLQETLEGFGGILEGKYDHIPENAFYMVGSIQEVLEKAKNMKNS; the protein is encoded by the coding sequence ATGGAAGGCAAAATCATTCAGGTTTTAGGTCCTGTGGTAGATGTGGAGTTTGAATCCTATCTACCGGCGATTTTTGAAGCGTTAGACATTAATTTTGAAGTCAATGGCGTTCAAAAATCTTTAGTTTTAGAGGTGGCGGCCCATTTGGGCGGTAATCGGGTGCGAGCGATTGCTATGGATATGACAGAAGGCTTGGTGCGTAACCAAGCCGTCAAAGCTCGTGGCAAGATGATTGAAGTGCCTGTGGGTGAAGAAGTGTTGGGGCGTATTTTTAATGTTGTGGGCGAGAGCATTGACAATTTAGAGCCTCTTAAGCCGTCCTTGACTTGGCCCATTCACAGAAAAGCCCCTAGTTTTGAGCAGCAAAGCACTAAAACAGAAATGTTTGAAACCGGTATCAAAGTCATTGACTTGCTCGCGCCTTATTCTAAGGGCGGTAAAGTAGGCTTGTTTGGTGGGGCTGGCGTGGGGAAAACGGTGATCATTATGGAGCTTATCCATAATGTGGCTTATAAGCATAACGGGTATTCGGTGTTTGCGGGTGTGGGGGAGCGCACTAGAGAAGGGAATGATCTGTATTTTGAGATGAAAGAAGGGGGCGTTTTAGACAAAGTCGCGTTGTGCTATGGGCAAATGAATGAGCCACCAGGCGCGAGGAATCGCATCGCATTCACCGGCTTGACAATGGCGGAGTATTTCCGTGATGAAAAGGGCTTAGATGTGTTGATGTTTATTGATAACATCTTTAGATACGCTCAAAGCGGTGCGGAAATGAGCGCGCTATTAGGCCGTATCCCTTCAGCCGTGGGGTATCAGCCCACGCTAGCCGGGGAAATGGGGAAACTTCAAGAGCGTATCGCTTCCACTAAAAATGGCTCTATCACTTCCGTTCAAGCGGTGTATGTGCCAGCAGATGACTTGACTGACCCAGCCCCTGCTTCGGTGTTTGCGCATTTAGATGCGACTACGGTGTTGAACAGAAAGATTGCTGAAAAAGGGATTTATCCGGCGGTGGATCCTTTGGATTCCACTTCAAGGATTTTAAGCCCTCAAATGATCGGCGAGAAGCACTATGAAATCGCCACCGGTATCCAGCAAGTTTTGCAAAAATACAAGGATTTGCAAGACATTATTGCGATTTTGGGATTGGACGAATTGAGCGAAGAGGATAAAAAGATCGTTGAGAGGGCCAGAAAAATTGAGAAGTTTTTATCCCAACCGTTTTTTGTGGCTGAAGTGTTTACGGGAAGTCCCGGTAAGTATGTGACTCTCCAAGAGACCTTAGAGGGCTTTGGAGGGATTTTAGAAGGTAAATACGATCATATTCCTGAAAATGCGTTTTACATGGTGGGCAGCATTCAAGAGGTCTTAGAAAAAGCTAAAAACATGAAAAATTCCTGA
- a CDS encoding F0F1 ATP synthase subunit delta: protein MQDLKVISKHYAKALKNHTKSDLALLEEIVVGLKNAAEAIKLHKLNQVLAHVSLKVKKEVVFEILEKITSIKACSVLKPVMEIVLKNNRLDMLELVAEELSFDSKKTLEATLLVPEKLENNELEAVQQKLQARFNAPVEITQDTWSKKGVSLSVSSLDLEIGFSKEDILKKIEKQVIQSI from the coding sequence ATGCAAGATTTAAAAGTGATCTCTAAGCATTATGCTAAGGCGTTGAAAAACCACACTAAAAGCGATCTAGCGTTATTGGAAGAAATCGTTGTAGGGCTTAAAAATGCAGCAGAAGCCATAAAATTACACAAACTCAACCAGGTGTTAGCTCATGTTTCTTTAAAAGTTAAAAAAGAGGTTGTATTTGAAATCTTAGAAAAAATAACTTCTATAAAAGCATGTTCAGTTTTAAAGCCTGTAATGGAAATAGTGTTAAAAAATAACCGGCTTGACATGTTGGAATTAGTCGCTGAAGAGCTGTCTTTTGATTCTAAAAAGACTTTAGAAGCCACACTTTTAGTCCCAGAAAAGCTTGAAAATAATGAACTAGAAGCCGTGCAACAAAAATTGCAAGCGCGTTTTAACGCTCCTGTAGAAATCACTCAAGACACTTGGTCTAAAAAAGGGGTTTCTTTGAGCGTTTCAAGCCTGGATTTAGAAATAGGCTTTTCTAAAGAAGATATTTTAAAAAAAATAGAAAAACAGGTTATTCAATCTATTTAA
- a CDS encoding ExbD/TolR family protein: MNYDNYWDEDKPELNITPLVDVMLVLLAILMVTTPTLTYKEEIALPSGSKTARATQDKMIEIRMDKDAKIYIDSQTYEYNSFPDTFNLLSKKYDKDTRVSIRADKRLTYDKVIYLLKTIKEAGFLKVSLITSP; encoded by the coding sequence ATGAATTACGATAACTATTGGGATGAGGACAAACCAGAACTCAATATCACGCCTTTAGTGGATGTGATGCTTGTTTTATTGGCTATTCTTATGGTAACGACGCCCACTCTTACCTATAAAGAAGAGATTGCTTTGCCTTCTGGTTCAAAAACTGCTAGAGCCACTCAAGATAAAATGATAGAGATCCGCATGGATAAAGACGCAAAAATCTATATAGATAGTCAAACCTATGAATACAACTCTTTCCCGGATACTTTTAACTTGCTTTCTAAGAAATACGATAAAGATACTAGGGTTAGTATCCGTGCGGACAAGCGATTGACTTATGACAAAGTGATCTATTTGTTAAAAACGATTAAAGAAGCGGGTTTTTTAAAAGTTTCTTTAATCACAAGTCCTTAA
- a CDS encoding F0F1 ATP synthase subunit B, with the protein MVLVKMVLGFLILLSPLCATGLDISQTDIIERSLNFLLFVGILWYFLAKKLRSFLRSKSLEISKRLEEIQAQLKVSKENKKKLLKELEQAKEKAELIISDANKEAYTITQKYELQTKMDVENLIKNSKALMDLEVKKIKRELVESVFKDLRESKKVSFNAQDCVNILKQRL; encoded by the coding sequence ATGGTGTTAGTTAAAATGGTGTTAGGGTTTTTGATCCTTTTAAGCCCTTTGTGTGCTACTGGATTGGATATTTCACAAACAGATATTATAGAGCGTTCTTTAAATTTTCTCTTATTTGTGGGGATTTTGTGGTATTTTTTGGCTAAAAAACTGCGTTCATTTTTACGCTCCAAAAGCCTTGAAATCTCCAAACGATTAGAAGAGATTCAAGCCCAACTTAAAGTGAGTAAAGAAAATAAGAAAAAACTCTTAAAAGAATTAGAGCAAGCCAAAGAAAAAGCTGAATTAATTATTTCTGATGCGAATAAAGAAGCTTACACGATCACGCAAAAATACGAATTGCAAACCAAAATGGATGTGGAAAATTTGATCAAAAATTCTAAGGCGTTGATGGATTTAGAAGTTAAAAAGATCAAAAGAGAGCTGGTTGAAAGCGTTTTTAAAGATCTAAGAGAGAGCAAAAAAGTCTCTTTCAATGCGCAAGATTGCGTGAATATTTTGAAACAAAGGCTTTAA